A single Tenacibaculum sp. 190524A02b DNA region contains:
- a CDS encoding translocation/assembly module TamB domain-containing protein, with translation MILLLSTPFVQSKLAGYATDYVNKSFGTNIVVKKLDLSWLGSVKLKEIEIRDHHQDTLIFVKKLSTSLLNAKKVIENKVDLEEASLSGVHFYMKTYKGEDNDNMAVFIESFDDGKPKDSLSKPFILRSEKIKLRDLTFKLIDANKKDELQFSANKAGANLHNFSIVGPDVSIKIKDMYFTENRGVNVTNLSTDFVYTKKYMLFENTTLKTDNKSELKADIKFKYKRKDFIDFNDKVNIKAKFKKSALSVKDLSKLYKEFRGSDVMYFTGNIDGVLNNFSATNVRLRSKRGMRIVGDLGFVNAIKTDRGFVFDADLKDVTANYYQLKSVLPNLLGKTLPSEFHKLGNFTMSGLVKITPEQMEATLNVDSEIGTTISDLQLTNIDNIDEAAYVGEIEFKDFDIGVFANDPLLGKISLRADVNGSGFNIDNINTTIIGKVSSLEFKEYEYKDLNVNGQFQNKKFDGFLSAEDENFKMKFEGLADFSSLVHNFNFEADIDYIDLKKTNLFVRDSLATLKGRVKLDISGNTFDDIVGKATFNNFKYKNQKQEYTFRKFIINSSVKDSVKTIEVNSEDIVKGKLRGKFLFKELLPITQNALGSVYTNYEPHEVTPSQFLEFDFTIYNQIVDVFFPQIAIGKNTHIKGKINSDKNSLKLTFTSPNINLYDNLIDGLVLRMDNKNPLYNTHLTAKKVNTKYYNIEKLNLLNRTHKDTLFFKSVFKGGKNYAENFNLDFYYTIDESKKSVVGVQKSILNYKGFDWVINPKNNKKNKVTFNLKENDFVISPFVFASNEQKIDLSGSLKGKNYRDLQAKFTKVKLESFLPTIDSLKLNGKVNGFVNFKQEENKVEPKANLLIEDFKINDFEQGDLALNLTGKNSYENYQVTMSLDNEKAKSISAKGDVNLSGKRPTLDLNVSLKEYEIAAFSPLGEEVLSKLRGKVSGDFTAKGPLGNPNFNGVLNFEETGLGFPYLNVDFDLKGNTSVELEGQQFKLNNVILEDTKYKTRGSLSGYIAHQNFKLWFMDLDINTENLLILDTKEQEDIQYYGTGFLKGSAEITGLTSNLDIDVNGSTQPGTKFVIPLSDVKMIDNYKLIHFRRKDEVKKEGNIAIDDIKGLDLKINLAVTKDAIAQVVIDKVSGSELQGSGTGNLFIDIDTRGKFNMFGDFTVDNGFYNFKYAGINKPFKVQKGGTISWNGSPYNAELDITAVYRTKANPAQVLDNIASNRKIPIDLYTKITGGLFNSKQDFDIKIPNANSTVSSELEFVLNENDLNTKMQHFSFLLAFGTFYNEETIGNSASSGLTGTASEIASSILSNMLNSEGNKIKVGVGYTQADRGEVNNLNTDDQVDVSVSTQLSDRVLVNGKVGVPVGGNTQTNVVGEVKVEVLLNEEGNFRGTVFNRQNDVQYSVDDEGYTQGVGLSYQVNFNNLSDLKKKLGLKKKEQKAKKDTLKKEEKKIIHFKTKRKKKTNN, from the coding sequence TTGATACTTTTATTATCTACACCTTTTGTTCAAAGTAAGCTAGCCGGTTATGCTACCGATTATGTAAACAAAAGTTTTGGAACCAATATAGTTGTAAAGAAATTAGATTTATCATGGTTGGGTAGTGTAAAATTAAAAGAAATAGAGATTAGAGACCATCATCAAGATACCTTAATTTTTGTGAAAAAACTAAGTACCTCTCTACTTAATGCTAAAAAAGTAATTGAAAATAAAGTAGACCTTGAAGAAGCTTCATTAAGTGGTGTCCATTTCTATATGAAAACTTATAAAGGAGAGGATAATGATAACATGGCTGTTTTTATTGAAAGTTTTGATGATGGGAAACCAAAAGATAGTTTATCCAAGCCTTTTATTTTAAGAAGTGAAAAAATTAAATTAAGAGATTTAACTTTTAAACTCATTGATGCAAATAAAAAAGATGAGCTTCAGTTTTCTGCAAACAAGGCAGGTGCAAATTTACACAACTTTTCTATTGTTGGACCTGATGTTTCTATAAAGATTAAAGACATGTATTTTACGGAGAATAGAGGTGTCAATGTAACCAATTTATCTACAGATTTTGTATACACAAAAAAATACATGCTTTTTGAAAACACAACATTAAAAACAGATAATAAATCGGAGTTAAAAGCAGATATTAAATTTAAATACAAGAGAAAAGATTTTATTGATTTTAATGATAAAGTTAATATTAAAGCAAAATTTAAAAAAAGTGCTTTATCAGTAAAAGACTTAAGTAAACTTTATAAAGAGTTTAGAGGGAGTGATGTAATGTATTTTACGGGGAATATTGATGGTGTCTTAAATAATTTTAGTGCTACTAATGTAAGGCTACGCTCTAAACGAGGAATGCGTATTGTTGGAGATTTAGGGTTTGTAAATGCTATAAAAACGGATAGAGGTTTTGTTTTTGATGCTGATTTAAAAGATGTAACAGCTAATTATTATCAATTAAAAAGTGTATTACCAAATCTATTAGGAAAAACATTACCAAGCGAATTTCATAAGTTAGGAAACTTTACAATGTCAGGTTTGGTTAAAATTACCCCTGAACAAATGGAGGCAACATTAAATGTTGACTCTGAAATAGGAACTACTATTTCTGATTTACAATTGACAAACATAGATAATATAGATGAAGCAGCTTATGTTGGAGAAATTGAATTTAAAGATTTTGATATAGGTGTGTTTGCTAATGATCCATTATTGGGTAAAATTTCTTTGAGAGCAGATGTAAATGGAAGTGGTTTTAATATTGATAATATCAATACTACTATCATTGGAAAAGTCAGTAGTTTAGAGTTTAAAGAATATGAATATAAAGACTTAAATGTTAACGGACAGTTTCAAAATAAAAAGTTTGATGGTTTTTTAAGCGCAGAAGATGAGAATTTTAAAATGAAGTTTGAAGGACTTGCAGATTTTTCATCACTAGTACATAATTTTAATTTTGAAGCAGATATCGATTATATAGATTTAAAGAAGACTAACTTATTTGTTAGAGATAGTTTAGCAACATTAAAAGGAAGGGTAAAACTGGATATTTCTGGAAATACATTTGATGATATCGTTGGAAAAGCTACTTTTAATAACTTTAAATATAAAAATCAAAAACAAGAATATACATTTAGAAAGTTTATTATAAATTCTTCAGTAAAAGATAGCGTTAAAACCATTGAAGTAAATTCTGAAGATATTGTAAAGGGAAAATTACGAGGTAAATTTTTATTTAAAGAATTATTACCAATAACCCAAAATGCTTTAGGTAGCGTATATACAAATTATGAACCTCATGAAGTAACACCTAGCCAGTTTTTAGAGTTTGATTTTACAATTTATAACCAAATTGTAGATGTGTTTTTCCCACAAATAGCAATAGGAAAAAACACACACATAAAAGGTAAAATTAACTCAGATAAAAATTCATTAAAATTAACCTTTACATCACCCAATATAAATTTATATGATAACTTAATTGATGGCTTGGTATTGCGTATGGATAATAAAAATCCATTATATAATACACATTTAACAGCAAAAAAAGTTAACACTAAATATTATAATATAGAAAAGCTAAACCTTTTAAATAGAACACATAAAGATACTTTGTTTTTTAAGTCTGTTTTTAAGGGAGGGAAAAATTATGCAGAAAACTTCAATCTAGATTTTTATTATACAATAGATGAATCTAAAAAATCTGTAGTAGGAGTTCAAAAATCAATTCTAAATTACAAAGGATTTGATTGGGTAATAAATCCTAAGAATAATAAAAAAAATAAAGTAACATTTAATTTAAAAGAAAATGACTTTGTAATTAGCCCGTTTGTTTTTGCTTCAAATGAACAGAAAATTGATCTATCTGGGAGTTTAAAAGGGAAAAATTATCGTGACCTTCAAGCTAAGTTTACAAAAGTTAAATTAGAAAGTTTTTTGCCTACTATTGATAGTTTAAAGTTAAATGGAAAAGTAAACGGTTTTGTTAATTTTAAACAAGAAGAAAATAAAGTAGAGCCTAAAGCTAATTTATTAATAGAAGATTTTAAAATTAATGATTTTGAACAAGGAGATTTAGCATTAAATCTTACAGGGAAAAACTCTTATGAAAATTATCAAGTAACTATGTCTTTAGATAATGAAAAAGCAAAGAGTATTTCTGCTAAAGGAGATGTTAATTTAAGTGGAAAAAGACCTACTTTAGATTTAAATGTATCATTAAAAGAATATGAAATAGCAGCATTTAGTCCTTTAGGAGAAGAAGTTTTATCTAAATTAAGAGGAAAAGTATCAGGTGATTTTACGGCTAAGGGCCCACTAGGTAATCCAAATTTTAATGGTGTTTTAAATTTTGAAGAGACTGGTTTAGGATTTCCTTATTTAAACGTAGATTTTGATTTAAAAGGAAATACATCAGTAGAGTTAGAGGGACAACAATTTAAGTTGAATAATGTAATTTTAGAAGATACAAAATATAAAACTAGAGGTAGTTTATCAGGCTATATAGCACACCAAAACTTTAAATTGTGGTTTATGGATCTTGATATTAATACAGAAAATTTATTAATTCTAGATACAAAAGAACAAGAAGATATTCAATATTATGGGACTGGATTTTTAAAAGGCTCTGCTGAAATAACAGGGTTAACAAGTAATTTAGATATTGATGTTAATGGAAGTACACAGCCTGGTACTAAGTTTGTAATTCCTTTAAGTGATGTTAAAATGATTGATAATTATAAGTTAATTCATTTTAGAAGAAAAGATGAGGTGAAAAAAGAGGGAAATATTGCCATAGATGATATTAAAGGACTAGATTTAAAGATAAATTTAGCAGTAACCAAAGATGCTATAGCACAAGTGGTAATAGATAAAGTTTCTGGAAGTGAATTGCAAGGAAGTGGAACTGGTAACTTATTTATTGATATTGATACCCGAGGTAAATTTAATATGTTTGGTGATTTTACTGTTGATAACGGGTTTTATAACTTTAAATATGCCGGTATAAATAAACCTTTTAAAGTACAAAAAGGCGGAACAATTTCATGGAATGGTAGTCCGTATAATGCTGAGTTAGATATAACCGCTGTTTATAGAACAAAAGCAAATCCAGCACAAGTGTTAGATAATATAGCTTCTAATAGAAAAATACCCATAGATTTGTACACCAAAATAACGGGAGGTTTATTTAATTCAAAACAAGATTTTGATATTAAAATACCTAATGCTAATTCCACAGTAAGCTCGGAATTAGAGTTTGTGTTAAATGAGAATGATTTAAATACAAAAATGCAGCACTTCTCATTTTTATTAGCATTTGGAACATTTTATAACGAAGAAACCATTGGTAATAGTGCTAGTTCAGGTCTAACAGGAACAGCATCAGAAATAGCTTCAAGTATCCTTTCAAATATGTTAAATAGTGAAGGGAATAAAATTAAAGTTGGAGTAGGATATACACAAGCTGATAGAGGAGAAGTTAATAATTTAAATACGGATGATCAAGTAGACGTGTCAGTTAGTACACAGTTAAGTGATAGGGTATTAGTGAATGGGAAAGTAGGAGTTCCTGTAGGAGGAAATACTCAAACTAATGTTGTAGGTGAAGTAAAAGTAGAAGTATTGCTTAATGAAGAAGGGAACTTTAGAGGAACGGTGTTTAATAGACAAAATGATGTTCAGTATTCAGTTGATGATGAGGGGTATACCCAAGGTGTAGGTTTGTCTTATCAGGTGAATTTTAATAATTTATCAGATTTAAAAAAGAAACTAGGACTAAAAAAGAAAGAGCAAAAAGCTAAAAAAGACACCTTAAAAAAAGAAGAAAAGAAAATAATTCATTTTAAAACAAAAAGAAAGAAAAAAACAAATAACTAA
- the tsaD gene encoding tRNA (adenosine(37)-N6)-threonylcarbamoyltransferase complex transferase subunit TsaD: MSSENIYILGIESSCDDTSAAVIYNGKVLSNIVANQEVHAKYGGVVPELASRAHQQNIVPVVQQAIEQAGISKEDLSAISFTRGPGLMGSLLVGTSFAKSLALGLDIPLIDVNHMQAHILAHFIDEKNSKKPPFPFICLTISGGHTQIVKITDHFDMEVLGETIDDAVGEAFDKSAKILGLPYPGGPLVDKYAQLGNPKAFKFTKPRVGELEFSFSGLKTGILYFVQKNVKENPNFIQENLNDICASIQYTIIEILMDKLKNAVKQTGIKHIAIAGGVSANSEIRKRLEMAQKHWGWSTYIPKFEYTTDNAAMIAITGYLKYLNKTYSDVSVTAQARLKVTE; this comes from the coding sequence TTGAGTTCAGAAAACATTTACATTTTAGGAATTGAAAGTTCTTGTGATGACACAAGTGCCGCTGTTATTTATAATGGAAAAGTTTTAAGTAATATTGTTGCTAATCAAGAAGTGCATGCTAAGTACGGTGGTGTAGTTCCAGAATTGGCTTCTCGCGCCCACCAACAAAACATAGTTCCTGTTGTACAGCAAGCTATTGAACAAGCTGGGATTTCTAAAGAAGATTTGAGTGCTATTTCTTTTACTCGTGGTCCAGGGTTAATGGGGTCTTTATTAGTAGGAACTTCTTTTGCTAAATCATTAGCTTTGGGTTTAGACATTCCTTTAATTGATGTAAATCATATGCAAGCGCATATCTTAGCTCATTTTATTGATGAAAAAAATAGTAAAAAGCCTCCTTTTCCTTTTATATGTTTAACCATCAGTGGTGGGCATACTCAAATTGTAAAAATTACCGACCATTTTGATATGGAAGTTTTAGGTGAAACTATTGATGATGCTGTTGGTGAAGCTTTTGATAAATCTGCAAAAATACTTGGGCTTCCTTATCCTGGAGGTCCGTTAGTTGATAAATATGCTCAATTAGGAAACCCAAAAGCCTTTAAATTTACCAAACCTAGAGTTGGCGAACTAGAGTTTAGTTTTAGTGGTTTAAAAACTGGTATTTTATATTTTGTTCAAAAAAACGTTAAAGAAAACCCTAATTTTATTCAGGAAAATCTTAACGACATTTGTGCCTCTATTCAATATACTATTATTGAAATTTTAATGGATAAACTTAAAAATGCTGTAAAACAAACAGGTATTAAACACATTGCAATAGCTGGTGGAGTTTCTGCTAACTCTGAAATTAGAAAGCGTTTAGAAATGGCTCAAAAACACTGGGGATGGAGTACCTATATCCCTAAATTCGAATACACAACTGATAATGCAGCTATGATTGCCATTACAGGGTATTTAAAATACTTAAACAAGACATATTCAGATGTTTCCGTAACTGCTCAGGCTAGATTAAAAGTAACGGAATAA
- a CDS encoding VOC family protein: MLNRIHHTAIICSNYTISKHFYTEILGLEIIKEHYRVDRDSYKLDLGLNGNYIIELFSFPDPPKRLSFPESCGLRHLAFEVDNIETIIDKLKSENLSIQPISLAFEVDNIETIIDKLKSENLSIQPIRIDEYTGKKFTFFFDPDDLPIELYEK, translated from the coding sequence ATGTTAAACCGTATACACCATACTGCTATTATCTGTTCTAATTATACTATTTCTAAACATTTTTATACTGAAATTTTAGGTTTAGAAATTATTAAAGAGCATTACAGAGTTGATAGAGATTCTTATAAACTGGATTTAGGTTTAAATGGAAATTACATTATAGAACTTTTTTCTTTTCCTGATCCTCCAAAACGCTTATCTTTTCCTGAATCTTGTGGTTTAAGACATTTAGCTTTTGAGGTTGACAACATTGAAACTATTATTGATAAACTTAAAAGTGAAAACCTGTCTATACAACCTATTAGTTTAGCTTTTGAGGTTGACAACATTGAAACTATTATTGATAAACTTAAAAGTGAAAACCTGTCTATACAACCTATTAGAATAGATGAATATACAGGTAAAAAATTCACTTTCTTTTTTGATCCTGATGACTTACCTATTGAGCTTTATGAAAAATAA
- a CDS encoding universal stress protein, whose product MKKIIVPIDFSLYAENALKTAAYLAKKIEAEILVVHMLELSNAIVSQSEAYTQEETLFYFKLAEKKFSKFLEKEYLKGIKITPVIKHFKIFSELERLAREEKADLIIMGSKGTSGVKELFIGSNTERVIRYANIPVLVVKDEPMETDFKTALFACDFSDDDIKPYQEAKAFFGMLGCAMKLVYVTTPNSRFKSTKEIMSKVVKFMNKVHEKIDFMDGIKIVADYSVEEGVLNYANSIQADVVAIATHGRKGIAHFFEGSISEDVANHSSLPVMTFKV is encoded by the coding sequence ATGAAAAAAATTATCGTACCTATAGACTTTTCTTTGTATGCAGAAAATGCCTTAAAAACAGCAGCATATTTAGCAAAAAAAATAGAAGCTGAAATTTTGGTAGTTCATATGTTAGAACTATCAAATGCTATTGTATCACAGTCAGAAGCATATACTCAAGAAGAAACATTGTTTTATTTTAAGTTAGCAGAAAAAAAGTTTTCAAAATTTTTAGAAAAAGAATATTTAAAAGGAATTAAAATTACTCCAGTAATTAAACATTTTAAAATTTTTAGTGAATTAGAAAGATTAGCTAGAGAAGAAAAGGCAGATTTAATTATAATGGGTTCCAAAGGAACAAGTGGAGTTAAAGAACTTTTTATAGGTTCTAATACGGAGAGAGTGATAAGATATGCAAATATTCCTGTATTAGTAGTAAAAGATGAACCTATGGAAACCGATTTTAAAACAGCACTGTTTGCCTGTGATTTTTCAGATGATGATATTAAGCCATATCAAGAAGCAAAAGCTTTTTTTGGAATGTTAGGTTGTGCTATGAAATTAGTATACGTTACTACTCCAAATTCTAGATTTAAAAGCACTAAAGAAATTATGAGTAAAGTAGTAAAGTTTATGAATAAAGTTCATGAAAAGATAGATTTTATGGACGGAATTAAAATTGTAGCAGATTACTCAGTTGAAGAAGGAGTATTGAATTATGCAAACTCAATTCAGGCTGATGTAGTGGCTATTGCAACACACGGAAGAAAAGGAATAGCTCATTTTTTTGAAGGAAGTATTTCAGAAGATGTTGCTAATCATAGTAGTTTACCTGTAATGACTTTTAAAGTATAA
- a CDS encoding sulfite exporter TauE/SafE family protein, with product MLISAFILGLLGSFHCIGMCGPIAFMLPIDRSNTIKSFLQITSYHVGRLIAYGIIGLLFSLLGRSFYIFGLQQQLSIFTGVLMILFIIYPKLGGNFQTLVKPLTILVVKLKSALGNQLKKKKKRVFILLGLLNGFLPCGLVYVAVFGALVRSNILHGALYMILFGLGTVPLMVATTFLGNITNSYVKRKLQKIIPYIVVVIGILFIVRGLGLNVPYISPEKQAADITVKAKGCH from the coding sequence ATGTTGATTTCAGCTTTTATATTAGGATTGTTAGGGAGTTTTCATTGCATAGGAATGTGCGGTCCAATAGCATTTATGTTGCCTATTGACAGATCTAATACTATAAAAAGCTTTTTACAAATAACAAGTTATCATGTAGGCAGGTTAATAGCCTATGGTATTATTGGGTTATTATTTAGTTTGCTTGGAAGAAGTTTCTACATATTTGGTTTACAGCAACAATTATCAATTTTTACAGGAGTTTTAATGATATTATTTATTATCTATCCCAAGTTGGGTGGCAATTTTCAAACACTTGTAAAGCCACTAACTATATTAGTTGTAAAGCTAAAATCGGCTTTAGGTAATCAATTAAAAAAGAAAAAGAAACGTGTTTTTATACTACTAGGGCTTTTGAATGGGTTTTTACCGTGCGGATTAGTCTATGTAGCGGTTTTTGGAGCTTTGGTAAGATCTAATATATTGCATGGAGCGTTATATATGATTTTATTTGGTTTGGGAACAGTTCCATTAATGGTTGCTACAACCTTTTTAGGGAATATTACAAATAGTTATGTAAAAAGAAAGCTTCAAAAAATAATACCATACATAGTTGTGGTTATAGGAATACTTTTTATAGTAAGAGGACTCGGCTTAAATGTTCCTTATATTTCTCCAGAAAAACAGGCTGCAGATATAACAGTTAAAGCAAAAGGTTGCCATTAG
- a CDS encoding FixH family protein: MRLNWSTGIVIGMIGFIGFIMYFVITMSTNKNYSHDLVTEKYYQKELLYQSSLKAIENAKKTEGIKIKKDKEGLIIVFPKKFDSKKIKGSVQLYRPSNKKLDFQLPISMIPKTSFMLVSDKKLLKGRWNVTVNCKYKGQAYLFKKELFY; encoded by the coding sequence ATGAGACTAAATTGGAGTACAGGTATTGTTATCGGAATGATTGGATTTATAGGTTTTATAATGTACTTCGTAATAACAATGAGTACAAACAAAAACTATAGCCATGATTTAGTTACTGAAAAATATTATCAGAAAGAATTATTATATCAAAGTTCTTTAAAAGCTATTGAGAATGCTAAAAAAACAGAAGGCATAAAGATTAAAAAAGATAAAGAAGGACTTATTATAGTTTTTCCTAAAAAATTTGATTCAAAAAAAATAAAAGGAAGTGTACAGTTATATAGACCATCAAATAAGAAACTAGACTTTCAATTACCAATTTCAATGATACCGAAAACTTCTTTTATGCTGGTGTCAGACAAAAAACTATTGAAAGGGCGTTGGAATGTTACAGTTAACTGTAAATATAAAGGACAAGCTTATTTGTTTAAAAAAGAATTGTTTTACTAA
- the ccoG gene encoding cytochrome c oxidase accessory protein CcoG — protein sequence MEKPKSEKFRDSISTINKEGKRSWVFPKKPTGEFYKYRTYVSYFLLLSLIAAPFIKINGNQFLLFNVLERRFHIFGFPFWPQDFHLLVLSMIIGVVFVILFTVVFGRIFCGWICPQTIFMEMVFRKIEYLIEGDRGKQIRLDKQPWNAEKIKKRLLKWFAFFVISFAIANVFLAYLIGGDQLLMYVKDNPLNHLGTLISLLIFTSIFYFVFVWFREQVCIIACPYGRLQGVLLDNKTINVAYDYVRGEKEKGRAKFKKTENRLTSGKGDCIDCFQCVNVCPTGIDIRNGTQLECVNCTACIDECDTMMEKVGLPKGLIRYASEENISKGKSFKFTTRMKGYSGVLLLLIIVFTGMLFLRNDVEATILRLPGQLYQHKENNIISNVYTYKIVNKTTKEINKVSYKLLSHKGKIEIISHQEIVIPKQGIASGTLFINLPSILIKKEKETLKIGVFSDNKLIETVSTVFLSPRSYR from the coding sequence ATGGAAAAGCCCAAGAGTGAAAAATTTAGAGATAGCATTAGTACTATAAATAAAGAAGGGAAGCGCTCTTGGGTATTTCCTAAAAAACCAACAGGGGAATTTTATAAATACAGAACATACGTAAGTTATTTTTTATTACTATCATTAATAGCTGCACCATTTATAAAAATAAATGGAAATCAATTTTTATTATTTAATGTTTTAGAAAGAAGGTTTCATATTTTCGGATTTCCTTTTTGGCCACAAGATTTCCATTTGCTAGTACTTTCAATGATAATAGGAGTAGTCTTTGTTATTCTATTTACAGTTGTTTTTGGTAGGATTTTTTGTGGTTGGATTTGTCCACAAACCATTTTTATGGAAATGGTATTTAGAAAAATAGAATACTTAATAGAAGGAGATAGAGGAAAACAAATAAGACTAGATAAACAACCTTGGAATGCTGAAAAAATTAAGAAGCGACTTTTAAAATGGTTTGCTTTTTTTGTGATTTCATTTGCTATAGCTAACGTGTTTTTAGCTTATTTAATAGGTGGAGACCAATTGTTAATGTACGTAAAAGATAATCCTTTGAATCATTTAGGAACATTGATTTCTCTATTAATTTTTACAAGTATATTTTATTTCGTGTTTGTGTGGTTTAGAGAACAGGTATGTATTATAGCTTGCCCATATGGAAGGCTACAAGGAGTTTTACTAGACAATAAAACTATAAATGTGGCTTATGATTATGTGAGAGGAGAAAAGGAAAAAGGGAGAGCTAAGTTTAAAAAAACAGAAAATAGGTTAACCTCAGGGAAAGGAGATTGTATTGATTGTTTTCAATGTGTGAACGTATGTCCTACAGGCATAGATATAAGAAATGGAACACAGTTAGAATGTGTGAATTGTACCGCGTGTATTGATGAATGTGATACAATGATGGAAAAAGTAGGATTACCTAAAGGCCTAATACGGTATGCTAGTGAAGAAAATATAAGTAAAGGAAAATCTTTTAAGTTTACTACAAGGATGAAGGGTTATTCTGGGGTACTGTTACTATTAATTATTGTTTTTACAGGAATGCTCTTTTTAAGAAATGATGTAGAAGCTACTATTTTAAGATTGCCAGGTCAATTATATCAACACAAAGAAAATAATATAATTAGTAATGTTTATACCTATAAAATAGTAAATAAGACCACTAAAGAAATTAATAAAGTGAGTTATAAATTATTATCTCATAAAGGGAAAATAGAAATAATATCTCATCAAGAAATTGTAATTCCCAAACAAGGAATAGCGTCAGGAACTTTGTTTATTAACTTGCCATCAATATTAATTAAAAAAGAAAAGGAGACTTTAAAGATAGGTGTTTTTAGTGATAATAAATTAATAGAAACAGTCAGTACTGTTTTTCTTAGTCCTAGAAGTTACCGATAA
- a CDS encoding cbb3-type cytochrome c oxidase N-terminal domain-containing protein, producing the protein MRKYIQSLAYVVFLTVTIFAITKAITSYKNPFSLYENPLVWITIVALILVVLLKELVNIIALKKAEELQLEKEGINPKDIDNWAWLKKIIQQWTQAKAIENETEIELDHDYDGIKELDNNLPPWWLYMFYATMIFGVVYLVKYHILDGDNQVTEYENAVAIAQRELDAFKATSKEEVIAIETVTELTDEASLGRGKAVFNLNCAACHRKDGGGGIGPNLTDEYWILGGGIKNVFKTISKGGRAGKGMVPWEKTLKPKDVQKVASYVMSLKGTNPDNAKAPQGDLFEGE; encoded by the coding sequence ATGAGAAAATACATTCAATCATTAGCTTATGTTGTTTTTTTAACGGTAACCATTTTTGCCATTACAAAAGCTATCACTTCTTATAAGAATCCATTTAGTTTATATGAAAATCCACTAGTATGGATAACAATTGTAGCTCTGATATTAGTAGTGTTATTAAAAGAATTGGTAAACATAATAGCATTAAAGAAAGCAGAAGAACTACAATTAGAAAAAGAGGGTATTAATCCAAAAGACATAGATAACTGGGCTTGGTTAAAAAAAATAATTCAGCAATGGACACAAGCGAAAGCAATAGAAAATGAAACTGAAATTGAATTAGATCATGATTATGACGGGATTAAAGAGTTAGATAATAATTTACCGCCTTGGTGGCTATATATGTTTTATGCTACGATGATTTTTGGAGTAGTTTATTTAGTTAAATATCACATTTTAGATGGCGATAATCAGGTAACAGAATATGAAAATGCCGTAGCTATAGCGCAAAGAGAGTTAGATGCTTTCAAAGCAACGTCTAAAGAAGAGGTAATTGCTATTGAAACGGTTACTGAATTGACTGATGAAGCGTCTTTAGGAAGAGGGAAAGCTGTATTTAATTTAAATTGTGCGGCTTGTCATAGAAAAGATGGAGGCGGAGGTATAGGACCAAATTTAACAGATGAATATTGGATTTTAGGAGGAGGTATAAAAAATGTTTTTAAAACAATTTCTAAAGGAGGACGAGCAGGAAAAGGAATGGTTCCTTGGGAAAAAACCTTAAAACCTAAAGATGTTCAGAAAGTTGCAAGTTATGTGATGTCTTTAAAAGGTACCAATCCAGATAATGCCAAAGCTCCACAAGGAGATTTGTTTGAAGGAGAGTAA
- a CDS encoding CcoQ/FixQ family Cbb3-type cytochrome c oxidase assembly chaperone produces MLKFVKNHLESIAGVEIYPIISLTIFFTFFVVLFWWVFTAKKGYLNKVSQLPLDN; encoded by the coding sequence ATGCTAAAGTTTGTGAAAAACCATTTAGAAAGTATTGCTGGAGTAGAAATTTACCCAATAATTTCACTAACAATATTCTTTACCTTTTTTGTAGTGCTTTTTTGGTGGGTATTTACAGCAAAAAAAGGGTATTTGAATAAAGTAAGTCAATTACCATTAGATAATTAA